In Clostridium sp. DL-VIII, the following proteins share a genomic window:
- a CDS encoding aminoglycoside 6-adenylyltransferase, whose translation MRTEQEMFNLILSAAENDERIRAVVMNGSRTNRNAIKDIFQDYDIVYVVNETKPFREKKNWIDRFGERLYMQYPDENSYYENDLENSYGWLIQFTDGNRLDLHVCTLSHVLKEIENDKLCKILLDKDKCLPDVAEATDKDYWVKKPTENNFYDTCNEFWWCLNNVAKGLWREEIPYVMDMLNYYVRPQLIRLMEWKIGFDTNFTVSVGKSGKYMYRWLKKETWDIFLKTYPSGQVQGIWKSVFIMCDLFDDIAKDVACNMKVKYNEIEANNSLKFLKDVHLLPKNAKEIYQ comes from the coding sequence ATGCGTACAGAGCAAGAAATGTTTAATTTAATATTAAGTGCTGCAGAAAATGACGAAAGAATTCGCGCAGTTGTTATGAATGGTTCAAGGACAAATCGAAATGCTATAAAAGATATTTTTCAGGATTATGATATTGTATATGTTGTTAATGAAACTAAGCCATTTCGTGAAAAGAAGAACTGGATAGACAGATTCGGAGAAAGATTATATATGCAATATCCAGATGAAAATTCTTATTATGAAAATGATTTAGAGAATTCTTATGGATGGCTTATTCAATTTACAGACGGAAATCGTCTTGATTTGCATGTATGCACATTATCACATGTGCTAAAAGAAATTGAAAATGACAAGCTTTGTAAAATATTACTTGATAAAGATAAGTGTTTGCCTGACGTAGCAGAGGCAACAGATAAAGATTATTGGGTGAAGAAACCAACAGAGAATAATTTTTATGATACTTGTAATGAATTTTGGTGGTGTCTTAATAATGTTGCAAAAGGACTATGGAGAGAAGAAATACCTTATGTAATGGACATGTTAAATTATTATGTTCGCCCACAGTTAATTCGTTTAATGGAGTGGAAAATAGGATTTGATACAAATTTTACTGTGAGTGTTGGAAAATCAGGAAAGTATATGTATAGATGGTTAAAGAAAGAGACATGGGATATATTTTTAAAAACATATCCTTCAGGGCAAGTTCAAGGTATTTGGAAATCAGTTTTTATTATGTGCGATTTATTTGATGATATTGCTAAGGATGTAGCTTGCAATATGAAGGTTAAATACAATGAAATTGAAGCAAATAACAGTTTGAAATTCTTAAAGGATGTGCATTTATTACCAAAAAATGCAAAAGAAATATATCAATAA
- a CDS encoding GNAT family N-acetyltransferase yields the protein MKIRKMIIDDYQAVYELWNNTPGMGMRNVDDSKEGIEKYLKRNPETCFVAEVENKIVGVILSGHDGRRGYIYHTAVSNTTRKQGIGTKLVNTAIEALKEQGINKVALVAFETNELGNSFWKSQGFEERNDLVYRNKSLNDDNV from the coding sequence ATGAAGATAAGGAAAATGATTATTGATGATTACCAAGCAGTATATGAGTTATGGAATAATACACCTGGAATGGGTATGAGGAATGTAGATGATTCAAAAGAAGGTATTGAAAAGTATCTTAAAAGAAACCCTGAAACCTGCTTTGTTGCAGAAGTTGAAAATAAAATAGTTGGTGTTATTTTGAGTGGACATGATGGTAGAAGAGGCTATATATATCATACAGCAGTTAGTAATACCACTCGAAAGCAGGGAATAGGTACAAAATTAGTGAATACTGCAATTGAGGCATTAAAAGAGCAAGGAATAAATAAGGTTGCGTTGGTAGCTTTTGAAACAAATGAATTAGGAAATTCTTTTTGGAAATCGCAAGGATTTGAAGAGAGAAATGATTTAGTATATAGAAATAAGAGCCTTAATGATGATAATGTTTAA
- a CDS encoding DJ-1/PfpI family protein, producing the protein MNYRVDILLFDEFETLDVFGPVEIFGRLPEIFKLNFISVNGGLVESSQKVKVETNLYAKDVDTLKILFVPGGSGTREKVNDNNFINFIENISKESKYIISVCTGSALLAKAGILNGQRATTNKRAFKWVTEQNEDVLWVKEARWVRNGNIYTSSGVSAGMDMALGFIEDLMGKEKALEISRHIEYFWNEDSNYDPFSKMYE; encoded by the coding sequence ATGAATTATAGAGTTGACATACTTTTATTTGATGAATTTGAAACCTTAGATGTATTTGGCCCTGTTGAAATATTTGGGCGATTACCAGAGATTTTTAAATTGAATTTTATATCAGTTAATGGTGGGCTTGTTGAAAGTTCTCAAAAAGTAAAAGTAGAGACTAATTTATATGCAAAAGATGTTGATACTTTGAAAATTTTATTTGTACCAGGTGGAAGTGGTACAAGAGAAAAGGTTAATGATAATAATTTTATTAACTTCATTGAAAATATTTCTAAAGAATCAAAATACATAATTAGTGTATGTACTGGTTCGGCTTTACTTGCAAAAGCAGGAATTTTAAATGGACAAAGAGCAACAACAAATAAAAGAGCATTTAAGTGGGTTACAGAACAAAACGAAGATGTATTATGGGTAAAAGAAGCAAGATGGGTAAGGAATGGTAACATATATACATCTTCTGGAGTATCGGCAGGAATGGATATGGCCCTTGGTTTTATAGAAGACCTAATGGGAAAAGAAAAAGCATTAGAGATTAGCCGACATATTGAATATTTCTGGAATGAAGACAGTAACTATGATCCATTTTCTAAAATGTATGAATGA
- a CDS encoding HAD-IA family hydrolase yields the protein MNMRNEIEVVFFDLFFTLITPRYNEFRNENDVLGIAKEEWEKYAEDNELYLERATGRETNPQKIIESIVKKIGMTVSKNQINEILQLRENRFKKSLIDVDYKVINALLDIKKSGKKLCLISNADIIDVMYWSESPLNCLFDDRIFSYEVGYLKPQSEIYEIALKKMKTIPEKCFFVGDGGSDELKGAKKLGMRTILTGHLLEKERKDYDAIKNFADFYIIDFREIVDIIRN from the coding sequence ATGAATATGAGGAATGAAATAGAAGTTGTATTTTTTGACTTGTTCTTTACACTAATTACACCACGATATAATGAGTTTCGGAATGAAAATGATGTATTAGGAATAGCAAAAGAAGAATGGGAAAAGTATGCAGAAGATAATGAGCTATATTTAGAGAGGGCAACTGGAAGAGAAACAAATCCGCAAAAAATAATTGAAAGTATTGTTAAAAAAATTGGGATGACGGTTAGCAAGAATCAAATAAACGAAATTTTGCAGTTAAGAGAAAATAGATTTAAAAAATCATTAATTGACGTAGATTATAAAGTCATAAATGCTCTCTTGGATATAAAGAAGAGTGGAAAAAAGTTATGTTTAATTAGTAATGCGGATATAATTGATGTAATGTATTGGAGTGAATCTCCATTAAATTGCTTATTTGATGATAGAATATTTTCATATGAAGTGGGATATTTAAAGCCTCAAAGTGAAATATACGAAATTGCATTAAAGAAAATGAAGACTATTCCTGAAAAATGTTTTTTTGTTGGAGATGGCGGGTCTGATGAATTAAAAGGTGCAAAAAAACTGGGGATGAGGACTATACTAACAGGACATTTATTAGAAAAGGAAAGAAAAGATTATGATGCAATAAAAAATTTTGCTGATTTTTATATAATAGATTTTAGAGAGATTGTTGATATAATAAGGAATTAA
- a CDS encoding M56 family metallopeptidase codes for MILIIKRVFRDKLNPTFHYYIWLILLIKLIIPFGPETPLSFPNINQSLYIQNSTNEDSQNAQTNSVKQPQDIGLEDLTPINSFKLSYNTKLNPHIYIPFKTQIHIEKLFVFLWILGVMLLIWIFISAHKKLKQIVEFSIKDVNNSHKEILYNCRSIMHVKTAVELLYCPKINSPSLCGLIKPKILIPINIAKNIDSEDFKYIIMHELTHLKKKDLLINLIITLLSIIYWFNPIILYSLNKMKKDCEFSCDNHVISYLNEGENIQYGNVLIKVLELCGCSNRLAGTTSMVMNNSEIKRRILMISRYKKISFKGILLGTIIVVFIGGIGIEINASKPGITNTSVLQTPSPITPSNNIVNNTSNEKATANIKKSQADYTNSIAPFSSDIVIYNSHADEDYPSGINITDVGASINNKLVNEGLKSNFIKCTVPEEYADSYKNSRDLITTDVKNYSDTTLLDIHRYMSDDSKADKRKILLVLAENSPFYEENKKFAEELSQNINNSNEIKAEILSYHRGQLCFNQDLSKNSLLIEIGTEMSNDSDIETCVNSLVSALKNTQKQ; via the coding sequence CTACATTTCATTATTATATCTGGTTAATCTTACTTATAAAATTAATAATTCCTTTCGGACCAGAAACCCCTCTAAGTTTTCCCAATATAAACCAAAGCTTATATATACAGAATAGTACTAATGAAGATTCACAAAATGCACAAACAAATTCTGTAAAACAACCTCAAGACATAGGTTTAGAAGATTTAACACCAATAAATTCTTTTAAGCTTTCATATAACACTAAACTCAATCCACACATTTATATACCATTCAAAACCCAAATTCACATTGAAAAACTATTCGTTTTTCTCTGGATATTAGGAGTTATGTTATTAATATGGATATTTATTTCAGCACATAAAAAACTTAAGCAAATTGTTGAATTTTCCATTAAAGATGTAAATAACTCACATAAAGAAATTCTATATAATTGCAGAAGCATTATGCATGTAAAAACTGCAGTAGAATTATTATACTGCCCTAAAATAAACAGTCCTTCTTTATGTGGTTTAATAAAACCAAAGATATTAATTCCAATAAATATAGCAAAAAATATTGATTCTGAAGATTTTAAGTATATTATAATGCACGAATTAACTCATTTGAAGAAAAAAGATCTATTAATAAATTTAATCATAACTTTATTATCTATTATTTATTGGTTTAATCCAATAATTCTTTATAGTCTTAATAAAATGAAAAAAGACTGTGAATTTTCATGTGATAACCATGTGATTTCTTATTTGAATGAAGGCGAAAATATACAATATGGTAATGTATTAATAAAAGTATTGGAGTTATGTGGATGTAGCAATAGACTTGCTGGTACGACTTCAATGGTTATGAATAATTCGGAAATAAAAAGGAGGATTCTTATGATTTCAAGATATAAGAAGATTAGTTTTAAAGGAATATTGCTTGGAACTATTATTGTTGTTTTTATAGGCGGCATCGGAATTGAAATAAATGCTTCTAAGCCAGGTATTACTAATACTTCAGTATTACAAACACCATCACCAATCACACCTTCTAATAATATAGTTAATAATACATCTAATGAAAAAGCCACAGCCAATATAAAAAAATCACAAGCTGATTACACAAATTCTATAGCACCATTTTCATCTGACATAGTAATTTATAACAGTCATGCTGATGAAGATTACCCATCAGGTATAAATATAACCGATGTAGGTGCTTCAATTAATAATAAACTTGTTAATGAAGGTCTTAAAAGCAATTTTATCAAGTGTACAGTACCTGAAGAATATGCTGATTCGTATAAGAATTCACGTGATTTAATAACAACTGATGTAAAAAATTATTCAGACACAACTCTCTTAGACATACATCGATATATGTCAGATGATTCTAAAGCTGATAAAAGAAAGATACTACTTGTTCTTGCAGAAAATAGTCCTTTTTATGAAGAAAATAAAAAATTTGCTGAAGAGCTATCACAAAATATCAATAATTCAAATGAAATTAAAGCAGAAATACTTTCTTATCATCGTGGACAATTATGCTTTAATCAAGATTTATCTAAAAATTCATTACTTATTGAAATTGGTACTGAAATGTCCAATGACAGCGATATAGAAACTTGTGTAAATTCACTTGTTTCAGCTCTAAAGAATACTCAAAAGCAATAA